In Anser cygnoides isolate HZ-2024a breed goose chromosome Z, Taihu_goose_T2T_genome, whole genome shotgun sequence, a genomic segment contains:
- the LOC106048595 gene encoding C-C motif chemokine 19 produces the protein MQRLLLLCLGLLLLGCILDVHGGNNVLDCCLRTSDNPIPRRIVQRYQIQLVQDGCEIPANVFITVRGKRLCAPLEAPWAVRLREKLDNGSARKVPNKGN, from the exons ATGCAGCGGCTGCTTCTTCTCTGCCTCGgtctcctgctgctgggatgTATCCTGGATG TGCACGGCGGCAACAACGTCCTGGACTGCTGCCTGCGGACGAGCGATAATCCCATCCCGCGGCGGATAGTGCAGAGATACCAGATACAGCTGGTGCAGGACGGCTGTGAAATCCCTGCCAACGT GTTCATCACCGTGAGGGGCAAGCGCCTCTGTGCCCCGCTCGAAGCCCCGTGGGCGGTTCGCCTCCGAGAGAAGCTGGACAACGGCTCTGCCAGGAAG GTCCCAAATAAAGGCAATTAG
- the LOC106048600 gene encoding C-C motif chemokine 21a-like: MALRILLPLLLLAAALLLLPAEGVDNVASDCCLKTSKKTFPRAWVKSYRIQGPESGCLLRAVVFTTKKEKKICSSLTNPAVQKLIRSLEDKQKNPPQKPQGRSKRQKRKQV, translated from the exons ATGGCTCTGCGCATCCTCCTgccgctgctcctgctggctgctgccctcctgctcctcccggCTGAAG GTGTTGACAATGTGGCCTCAGACTGCTGCCTGAAGACCAGCAAGAAGACCTTCCCCAGAGCCTGGGTGAAGTCCTACAGGATCCAGGGCCCCGAGTCGGGATGCCTGCTGCGCGCCGTTGT GTTCACCActaagaaggagaagaaaatctgcTCCTCTCTCACCAACCCCGCCGTCCAGAAGCTGATCCGGAGCCTGGAGGACAAGCAGAAGAACCCCCCTCAGAAGCCCCAGGGCAGATCCAAGCGGCAGAAGCGGAAGCAGGTCTAA